The Argopecten irradians isolate NY chromosome 6, Ai_NY, whole genome shotgun sequence genome has a window encoding:
- the LOC138325727 gene encoding mesoderm induction early response protein 1-like translates to MAETGASDSSSPETDRDFDPSADMLVHDYDDEHTLEEEEALSGESCSNELDDLEREGDMPLEQLLAMYKYADEPQDTRSSSEEEILSNQDLTLDKEEIARDLLKTSDDDDDKETSVNDLLNSVHVSSSQTNRLLRSNSQDGSDNEDEDSEEDSDYHQPIEVVDDWKKTIQVGSDYQASVPDGLCKYGDAPAYENEDRLLWDPNKLTDSVVEKYLDEIHTQALINATGVNAVSTGIHIRDDEQALYLLLQCGHNVEEALRRRKMQAVPPTDPMSLWSEEECRNFENGLRTYGKDFYLIQQNKVKTRSVGELVQFYYLWKKTERHDMFANKNRLEKRKYSLHPGVTDYMDRFLDDQESPAAAPVRERSASPVTSLIYGDPKRNQLKPPSSDTDTTSNFVGEPKDFDLSAASPTVVRPEIKRHSPPSPRATSNAIHLSPGLNGSCDDVIEPLSKKIKTDSEHSHYELQESYSDNNHIDSVSLASVASGLTQSEHTLTSVVGALNVDLHPVKHASAESVVL, encoded by the exons atggcggag ACGGGTGCCAGCGATTCCAGCAGCCCAG AGACCGACCGTGATTTTGACCCATCTGCTGATATGTTAGTCCATGACTACGATGATGAGCATACACTGGAAGAAGAGGAAGCCCTGAGTGGTGAGAGCTGCTCAAATGAACTAGATGATCTTGAAAGA GAAGGAGATATGCCTTTAGAGCAACTATTGGCAATGTACAAGTATGCAGACGAGCCACAGGATACACGATCAAGCAGTGAAGAAGAAATCCTCAGCAATCAGGACCTGACTCTGGACAAAGAGGAGATTGCGCGTGATCTACTGAAAACTAgtgatgatgacgacgacaaGGAAACGTCTGTGAATGACCTGTTGAATAGTGTACATGTGTCCTCTTCACAGACTAACAGGCTTCTTAGAT CCAATAGCCAAGATGGCAGTGATAATGAAGATGAGGATTCTGAAGAGGATAGTGACTACCACCAGCCTATAGAAGTTGTTGATGACTGGAAAAAG ACAATCCAAGTTGGCTCCGACTACCAAGCTAGTGTCCCAGACGGTCTCTGTAAATATGGTGATGCTCCTG CCTATGAGAATGAAGATCGACTGCTTTGGGATCCCAACAAGCTGACAGATTCTGTTG TTGAAAAATACCTGGATGAAATCCACACACAGGCATTAATCAACGCTACAGGTGTGAATGCAGTGAGCACTGGTATACATATCCGAGATGATGAACAG GCATTGTATCTACTACTTCAATGTGGACATAATGTAGAAGAGGCTCTGAGGAGGAGGAAGATGCAGGCAGTCCCTCCAACAG ATCCAATGAGTTTGTGGTCTGAAGAAGAATGTAGAAACTTTGAAAATGGTCTTAGAACTTACGGAAAAGATTTCTACTTGATCCAACAGAATAAG GTGAAAACAAGGTCTGTTGGAGAATTAGTGCAGTTTTATTATCTTTGGAAAAAGACAGAAAGACATGACATGTTCGCCAACAAGAACAGATTGGAAAAGCGCAAATATTCCTTACATCCTGGTGTCAC AGATTATATGGACCGGTTCCTTGATGATCAGGAGTCTCCAGCTGCTGCACCAGTGAGGGAGAGGTCAGCTAGTCCTGTCACTTCACTTATATATGGTGATCCTAAACGTAACCAACTCAAACCTCCGTCATCAGATACAGACACAACGTCCAACTTTGTTGGCGAACCCAAAGACTTTGATCTCAGTGCTGCTTCACCGACTGTTGTTCGACCGGAGATCAAGAGGCACAGTCCTCCTTCTCCGCGAGCCACCAGTAATGCAATTCATTTGTCACCTGGCTTAAACGGCAGCTGTGATGATGTGATAGAACCACTTAGCAAGAAGATAAAAACAGACTCTGAACACTCGCATTATGAACTCCAAGAATCTTATTCAGACAACAACCATATAGATTCTGTGTCATTAGCTTCTGTTGCCTCAGGACTCACTCAATCAGAACACACATTAACATCTGTCGTCGGTGCTTTAAATGTAGACCTTCATCCCGTAAAGCATGCCTCGGCCGAGTCAGTGGTGCTGTGA